The nucleotide window CGATGATGTCGCGTTCTTTGAAGCCGACCTGGCCGTTCTCGAGCCGGTGGATCTTCCATTCCGAGGCCCGGATGGACTCGGCGGCCTCGTCCCGGCTCAGGCCCA belongs to Actinomycetota bacterium and includes:
- a CDS encoding helix-turn-helix transcriptional regulator, with translation MTESRAQAGGPTVQRMLVGARLRRLRTELGLSRDEAAESIRASEWKIHRLENGQVGFKERDII